Proteins found in one Brevibacillus brevis genomic segment:
- a CDS encoding branched-chain amino acid aminotransferase: protein MECQLTITRTEQKKEKPASDKLGFGVHFTDHMFTMDYTEGKGWHDPQIVPYSSLTLDPAAMVFHYGQAVFEGLKAYRNQEGKVSLFRPDQNFKRMNRSLERMSMPLIDEEFMVEALKQLVAVDKEWIPTESGQSLYIRPFVIATEPCFGVRASHTYKLVIVLSPVGAYYAGGMQPVKIYVENNYVRAVRGGTGNAKVAGNYAGGLKAQVEAKEKGYEQVLWLDGVENKYIEEVGSMNVFFKVKGEVWTPALNGSILEGITRDSTIQLLKDWGIPVVEKRISMEDLHTAYVNGELEEAFGTGTAAVISPVGDLNWNGHQMIINGEKTGELTMKLYDEMTGIQYGEREDKFGWSVKVTE from the coding sequence ATGGAGTGTCAGTTAACAATTACCCGGACAGAACAGAAAAAAGAGAAACCAGCTTCTGACAAGCTGGGGTTCGGTGTTCATTTTACCGATCATATGTTCACCATGGATTATACAGAAGGTAAAGGATGGCATGATCCACAAATCGTCCCTTACTCTTCGCTGACATTGGATCCGGCAGCAATGGTGTTCCATTATGGGCAAGCTGTCTTTGAGGGTTTGAAAGCTTATCGCAACCAAGAGGGCAAGGTTAGCTTGTTCCGTCCTGATCAAAACTTCAAGCGTATGAACCGTTCGCTTGAGCGTATGAGTATGCCGTTGATCGACGAGGAATTCATGGTCGAGGCATTGAAACAGCTGGTGGCAGTAGATAAAGAATGGATTCCAACCGAAAGCGGACAGTCTCTCTACATTCGTCCCTTCGTAATTGCGACAGAGCCATGCTTTGGTGTGCGCGCTTCGCATACGTACAAATTGGTAATCGTGCTCTCTCCGGTTGGAGCGTACTATGCGGGTGGCATGCAGCCCGTGAAAATTTATGTAGAAAACAACTACGTTCGTGCGGTAAGAGGCGGAACAGGAAACGCAAAAGTGGCAGGTAACTACGCAGGCGGTCTGAAAGCACAAGTGGAAGCGAAAGAAAAAGGCTATGAGCAAGTGCTGTGGCTCGATGGCGTAGAGAACAAATATATTGAAGAAGTAGGCAGTATGAACGTGTTCTTCAAGGTAAAAGGGGAAGTGTGGACCCCAGCATTGAACGGAAGCATTCTGGAGGGGATCACGAGAGATTCGACCATCCAATTGCTCAAGGACTGGGGAATTCCAGTCGTAGAGAAGCGGATTTCCATGGAAGACCTGCATACTGCTTACGTCAATGGTGAGCTGGAAGAAGCATTCGGCACCGGAACAGCGGCTGTTATTTCCCCGGTCGGTGATCTGAACTGGAACGGGCATCAGATGATCATTAACGGTGAAAAAACAGGGGAATTGACGATGAAACTGTACGACGAGATGACAGGAATCCAGTACGGTGAGCGTGAAGACAAGTTTGGCTGGTCGGTAAAAGTGACAGAATAG
- a CDS encoding sterol desaturase family protein, with amino-acid sequence MKAKFLKEFFTFPDILIMSILFLISLTFTLSEWYVLKTWVALVAGMIGYAASEYLIHRFLFHLKPPRNPFFLQMLKRLHYDHHADPNNLHLLFLPVWYSLPLIAGTGAICYLLTSDMIATNAFVTGVIGFLLFYEWTHYIAHRPVQPISPWGRWMKKLHLWHHFKNEHYWYGVTSPVFDVMLGTYKNEQDVEKSSTVRDLERRWDKDVEV; translated from the coding sequence ATGAAGGCAAAGTTTCTGAAGGAATTCTTTACGTTTCCGGATATCCTCATCATGAGCATTCTATTCCTGATTAGTTTGACTTTCACTCTTTCTGAATGGTACGTGTTGAAAACATGGGTGGCACTCGTGGCTGGGATGATTGGATATGCGGCAAGTGAATACTTGATTCATCGATTTCTCTTTCACCTCAAACCGCCTCGAAATCCATTTTTTCTCCAAATGTTAAAGCGTTTACATTATGATCATCACGCCGATCCGAACAACTTGCACCTGCTATTCTTGCCCGTTTGGTACAGCTTGCCGCTCATTGCAGGTACCGGAGCCATTTGTTATCTGCTTACTTCCGACATGATTGCGACCAATGCCTTTGTTACAGGCGTGATCGGATTTCTGCTATTTTATGAATGGACGCATTATATCGCCCACCGCCCGGTTCAACCCATATCTCCATGGGGGCGTTGGATGAAAAAGCTCCATCTATGGCATCACTTCAAAAATGAACATTATTGGTATGGTGTTACCAGCCCGGTTTTTGACGTCATGCTGGGGACTTACAAGAATGAACAGGATGTCGAGAAAAGTTCAACCGTGAGAGATCTGGAAAGACGGTGGGACAAAGATGTTGAAGTGTAA
- a CDS encoding GntR family transcriptional regulator, protein MTMEKKGGKKERSSDQIEKKLIKAILTREYPAGSTLRPERELAEYYGVGRPTVREALQRLERDGWITVRKGHPAIVNDYWHQGNIMTLVHIIQNHDDVTDEFISYLLELRISLAPVYIRNAVAAHQPKVVALLANLDQLKPDADFYAAFDWELQKNLTRLSPNPIYLLIVNSFDSFYLKMARKYFSIPEHREASWHYYHQLLKVSLQGDYIEAERVARKAMEKSLELWRNRTVLEQDK, encoded by the coding sequence ATGACAATGGAGAAAAAAGGGGGAAAGAAAGAACGGTCGTCGGATCAAATTGAGAAAAAATTAATCAAAGCAATTTTGACCCGCGAGTATCCTGCAGGAAGTACGCTGCGGCCCGAACGGGAGTTGGCAGAGTACTACGGGGTAGGCAGGCCAACCGTAAGAGAAGCACTGCAACGCTTGGAAAGAGATGGCTGGATCACTGTGCGGAAAGGACATCCGGCAATTGTCAACGATTATTGGCATCAAGGCAATATCATGACCCTTGTCCATATCATACAAAACCACGACGATGTTACGGATGAGTTTATTTCGTACTTGCTGGAACTGCGGATATCGTTGGCTCCTGTTTACATTCGTAACGCGGTTGCTGCTCATCAGCCGAAGGTGGTCGCATTGCTTGCGAATCTCGATCAACTGAAACCTGATGCCGATTTTTATGCAGCGTTTGACTGGGAGCTGCAGAAAAATCTGACGAGGCTTTCCCCAAATCCTATCTATTTACTGATTGTAAACAGTTTTGATTCTTTTTATCTAAAAATGGCGCGAAAGTATTTTTCCATCCCGGAACACCGCGAGGCATCTTGGCACTATTACCATCAGCTTTTGAAAGTCTCTTTGCAAGGAGATTACATCGAAGCAGAGCGTGTAGCCAGAAAGGCAATGGAAAAAAGTTTGGAGCTGTGGAGAAACCGAACCGTGTTGGAACAAGACAAGTGA